The sequence ATCCGTCAGCGCCGCTTCAAGGAAAATGTATTCGGCGGCGTTGCGAGCAAAGTCCGAAACGGCTGCCATGCCGTACGCATCTGATTCATCGAGCGCCCGGTACCAGATGTACTGGTAAAGGCGGTTGAAGAAGTACGGATCATATTTCGAAAGGTAGGCCCTGGCCAGACGGATGAGCGATTCCGTCCTCCTCGTCATGAGGGACAGGCGGTCCGTCCATGCCTCGTCGATCGGCTCTGTCTTTTCGAGACGCGAAAGAACTGTCTTCACGCGCTTTTCCTCAAGGCTCGGGCGGAAGACGTAGGCAGATGTCTGCATGTCCCAGCCGAGCGCATTCACGAGGTCTTCGAGCGAATAGAAGCCGTCGGCCTTGTCCGCGCGGAAGGTGAGCGAGCCTTTTTCTTCCATGAGCTGCTCGACGGTCCTTTCACAGGAGAGCCCTGTCCCGCAGAGTTCCCAGTCGTCGATGTACTTGAAGAAACGCGGGTGCATCTTGCAGATGTCGCAGAGATAGTCATCGCCCTTTTCAAGGACGAGGCGGCAGAGGCCATCCTTGGTGAGGAAATGGCAGTATCCTTCGTCATTCAGTCTGAAACAGGTGGACCCGTCTTCACTCTTCTGCATCCACTGGGCAAGCTCTTCGCCAAGTGGTCCTTTTTCGCTTCGGTAGCGCGCCTCACTGTCGGGATCGATATCGATTTCCCAGATCTGGCAGCAGGTATGGCTGCAGGCATCCGCCTTGCACTTGAAGTAAGGGAAAAACACCGGATAGATTGACAGCATAGAACCCTCCACTATTTCAACGCATTACGATTTCGATACATAGTCATATATATATTATAATGCAGCGCTCATCGGCACTCAACGATAAATATCAAATTGTCACCCTGAAAAGAGGCGATTTTAGCCGTTAACATTGAGAACGGGCGCGGAAAGGTCTATAATAAAACAAATACGGCCTGATATACGAAAGGAAGACTTTCCGGGAAGGGAAGGCAGGGCCGGTGCAAAGGCTGCGAAGACGGCTGATTCCGCTTGGCGGAAGGTAATTTTAGAGAGGTGACCTGGATGTTTGTACATGAAATGATCAATGGAGCGGATCCCGCCCATATAGCCCTTGACGGCGACGTAGAAATCACATATGGCCAGCTGGCCGAAACCATCAGGAGATTCAGAAATCTGCTTTACAGAGAGGGTGTCAGGAAAGGCGACCGAATCGGCCTCTACTGCGCCAACCGCCCTGGTTTCATCTATACATACCTGGCTGTCATTTCCCTGGGCGCCATCATCATCCCGATCAACAATTCCCTTGTCGACCGCGAAGTCGATTTCATCCTGAAGGATGCCGGTGCCAAGCTCGTCGTTTCCGATGTGCCGCTGACCGTTTCCAGCCGTGTCATCGATCTGCATGATTACGACTACGAAGCCAAGGACGGCCCGCTCGAAGAAGCACCGCCATTCCCGTCTGATCTGACAGAAGACGACGTCTGCGCCCTCGTCTACACCTCTGGCACGACCGGAAGCCCGAAAGGCGCCATGCTCACGCACAAGAACCTCATTTCCAACGTGGAACAGTTCACCAAACAGGTCATCTTCACGCCGGAAGACAAGGTCCTCTGCATCCTGCCGATGTTCCACTGCTACGGCCTCACGACCGTCGTGAACTCCAGCCTGTATCATCATTCCACAATCGTCATCCTGCGTTCCAAGAGCCCGTCTGAAATCATCAATACGATTGTCGAACACTCCGTCACCATCGCCATCATGGTTCCGCCGATGTACAACCTGCTTGCCAGAAAAGGCGAACCGTCCGTCATGGAAACCGTCCACGATTTCATTTCCGGCGGCGCATCCATCCCGCAGCCGGTTGCCAAGGCATTCTATGACCGCTTCGGCCATCCGGTCCGCGAAGGATACGGTCTGACAGAAGCATCCCCGGTCGTCAGCGTCCTTCCGGAAAACAAGCCGAAGTACCTGACAAGCGGTCCTGCCGTGCCGGGCGTAGAAGCCATGATCCTTACAGAAAACGGCGGCCCGTACGTACCAGGCACCGTCGGCGAACTCTTAGTCCGCGGCGACAATGTCATGAAAGGTTACTGGAACAAGCCGGAAGAAACGAAGAAGGTCTTCACCGAAGACGGCTGGCTCAGAACCGGCGACCTTGCCTACATGGATGAAGACAGCTACATTTACATCGTAGACCGCCTGAAGGACCTCATCATCGTCAATGGCGAAAACGTCTATCCGGGCGAAGTCGAAGACTGCATCTACGAAGTCGAAGGCGTAGGCGAATGCGCTGTCGTCGGACATCCTGATCCATTGAGAGGACAGGCAGTCTGGGCTTACGTCGTCATGAAAGACGGATACGAATACGACGAAAACAAGATCCGCAAGTACATGGCAGGCAACATCGCCACCTACAAGATCCCAAGACGCTTCATCCCGATGGACGCCCTCCCGAAAAACGCAACAGGCAAGATCCTGAAGAGAGCACTCAGAAACGGATAATCAATAAAATCGAAAATAGAAAAAGAAGGTCCCTTGAGAAGGGGGCCTTTTTTTGCTGCCATTTAAGAAGAATCTCAAATTATAGAAATCTCATATATAATCATATATAAAGAGAAGTTGATACTATATTATAATCTAACTATAATATAGTCATAATAAAAATATAATGCGATTATAATGAACATATTATACTGTATTTCGCGTAAAAATTGTCTGCTGCCATGCCAGAATGGACCAGCAGAATGAGAATGCAAAGGGGATGGCTTGTTTCGGCCTCTGAAGAAAGTTTCCAGAGGCTGCTTTATTGAAAGAGGATGGCAAAGGTTCAGCCGAAGGCTTGGGAAGGGAGAGATGCATAATGAAAAAAATTGCTGTCTACGGGAAGGGAGGCATCGGCAAATCCGTCACGACATCGAATGTGTCGGCAGCGCTTGCGGACAAGGGGTACAAGGTCTGCCAGATCGGATGCGACCCAAAAAATGATTCCACGAGGCTCCTGCTGGGAAGAATATGCAAGGAAACGGTGCTCGATAAGGTAAGGGTTCTTGGCGACAATGTGCAGATTTCAGATATTGTGCACCAGGGTTACGGCGGCGTGACCTGCATCGAGGCGGGCGGGCCGGAACCTGGCGTAGGATGCGCAGGGCGCGGGATCATCGTAGCTCTGGGCAAGCTGGAAGAATTGGATGCCATCGGCGATGAGGATGTGATCATTTATGACGTTCTCGGCGATGTCGTGTGCGGCGGTTTTGCTGTGCCCATCCGAGAGAATTATGCACAGGAAATCTATATCGTCACTTCGGGAGAGATGATGGCTCTTTATGCAGCCAATAACATATGCAAGGGAATCAGCCGCTTTGCCCGGCGCGGATCAGTGCGTCTCGGCGGATTGATTCTGAACTGCCGTATGGTCGCCCGCGAGGTGGAACTGGTACAGGAGTTTGCCAAGCGGATCAATGCACGCATCGCAGCTGTCATTCCGCGTGACGGCATTGTGCAGCAGGCGGAAGTGCGCCGCAAGACGGTCATCGAGTATGCGCCGGAAAGTGATCAGGCCCAAGCATACAGGAAGCTGGCTGATTACATGATGGCATCGACAGAGACGACGATTCCCACTCCCATATCTTTTGATGAACTGGAAGAGCTGGTGGCAGAATATGGCAGTGAATAAAAGACGGCTGAATACGAATACAGTCAGCAGCAGCTGCGGCATGCCGGGCGTATGGCGCGCTGTGTCGCATAACGAAGGGTGCGTGGTCGTGTACCACTCACCGGATTCCTGCGCGCACATCACAGACGAAATGGAACGCAATTTCCATCTCCGCACGATGGCAAGGGGAGAATACAAGAAGCCTGTCTACACGGCTCCCCTGATCACATCGGGCATAGGCCGCAATGAGTCGATCTTCGGCGGGGCGGCAAAGCTCTCATCCTGCATCGACTACGTAGTGGATACGTACAAGCCGGGCTACCTGGTCGTGACGGATTCCTGCGTGGCCGGCGTCATCGGTGATGATACGGCTTCCATCTGCGAGGATATGGAAAAGAAGCATCATATTCCCGTTATTTATGTGCCTGTCCATGGATTTCTGGAAGGCGAGTACTATGGCGGCTATGTCGATGCCTGCCGGCTTCTGATCGACCGGTTTGCTAGGCCCGCTGAAAAGATTCCCACGACGGTGACGGTCATCGGCGAGAAGGACGGCCCTGACTCGACAGCCATGCGCGACTTCAGGGAGCTTTTAAGCTATTTCGGCATTACCGGATACTGCCGTTTCCCCGGGTACTGCACGAAGGAAGAAATTGAATCCCTGGGGAAGTCTGCCTTTTCTGTCATTGTGGGAGGAACACCGAAAGCGTACCGCCTGCTCCGGTCAGTGGCGGATTACATGACCGAGAAACTGGATGTCCCGCACTTTGCCGCAGACTATCCTGCAGGGCTCCTTGCGACCGAGGAATGGGTGCGGAGGCTTGGCACCTTCATGGGGAGAGAGGATGTTGTGCCTTCCGTGATCCAGAAGATCGAGACATCGCTGGAAGAAGGGTATGCACCCTACAAAGAGCGTCTTGCCGGGCAGCCGGTTACCATTTACCTAGGGCAGCGGGGAGCAGACTCCCTGCTCAAGTGGCTGCTGGAGTTTCTGGATCTGGGCCGCATTCCTGTACATCGTTTTATTTTGGCAGATGCACTGACAGGCGAGGACCGGAGGGTGAACCGCGAGTACATTGAAGCCCGCTGGAAAAATCCTGTCATCGAGGATGAAACGGCGGAAACGAAATTATCTCCCAAGGAGCTTGTCATGATGACACAGGAACTATCGCAGGACAATCTCCGCCAGTTGATGCTTCCCATGCTTCCGCCCATCGGAGTCAGGGGTTTCCTTCATATCTACAAGAAATTGTATTTGTTGGCGCGCCGCAGTGAAGGCAGAGGAGTTGTGTTATATGGATGGTAAACAGACAAGCTGGCATGATCACGAGATGGGCATGGAGAGCTGTGCGCTTGCCGGGGCCGGTTCCTTCGTGCTGGGTATGACGGATACGGCGGTCGTCGTCAATGGCCCGCTCTGGTGTTACTACTACGCCATGGGAGCCATTGAATATCCGATGGGAAATGTAGGGCAGCGCTTTGCCTGTACCTGCCCTTCGAACGGCGCTGTCGTCTTCGGTACGGAAAAGGAACTCCGGCAGACACTGAATAGAGTCCTTCACTCACCGGAGCTGCCCGCCCTTATTTTGGTGGAAAACAGCTGCGCCATCAGCCTGATCGGCGACGATATCAAGGGAATCTCCCGTGAGATCCTTGATGACTATTTCGATGAAAATCCCGATGCAGAGGGGTTGGTCAGGGTAGTCACGATGGATTCAGGCGGGATCCAGGGAAATTACTGGGCCGGGTACCGCCTGGGCATGGGAAAGGTCCTGGAGGCCCTTCCTCCTCAGGAAATCGATCGGGATCCTTTGACGGTCAACCTCATCGGCTGCGCCTTCTGGTATTACAATGAGCGCGCGGATATCGCCGAAATGAAACGCATCCTGAATCTTTTGGGAATCAGGGTCAACTGCGTAATCGGCATGGATCATCCCTTCAGGGATCTCTCCGGCATAGGAAAAGCTGCATTGAATGTAGTGGTCCATCCCGAACTGGGGCTCAAAGGGGCAGAATGGCTGGAGAAGCGGTACGGGATTCCCTATATCGCGCCCCGCCTGCCTTATGGCATTGCAGGAACCGATGCATGGGTAAGGACGATTGCGGGATGCTTGCTCGAACAGGCTGGGAATGACGAAGATGCCAGAGAAAAGCTCCGCGAAGGCCTTGAAAGATGGCAGGCAGCCATCGAGAGGGAACGCCTTGCTGTTTTTGATGCAACGAAGGATCTGCAGCGCCTCTGGGGAGATCCCTGGTTCTCCGAAGTATGGATGGCAGGCCCCGGATCTGTGGTGACAGGCATGAAGGCAGTCCTGAAAGTGGAATGGCTCGATACGGATACGCTGCACTTTGTGTATTACGATGATTTTGATTACGACGATGCATCGCTCGTGTCCGTCCATAAGGAACCATTGAAGCCGCTTACGATTCCATCGCCTGACCGTCTGGTCTTTGGCTCCGGCGTAGAGCGGCGCCTGGTCCAGCAGGGCGGAGAGCAGCTGACGGTATCGATTCCTATCGCAAGGCCCGTCAGTGACAGTCTGAATCTTGACATAACGCCCTTTATGGGACTTAAGGGAAACAGGGCCATGCTGGAGCGCATATGGAATATCTATATTTTCCAGAAGCAGGCGGATGCCCTGTGACGGATCGATGAGGTGTCTATGAAAATATGGATAAAATTTCTGGCGGGCCTGATGATGGCAATCCTGGCAGCGGCTGCGGGCGGCTGCGGGCCGGACGTCCCGCTCCGTCAGTCCGGTGAGACAAGGATCGTCGTCGATGATGAAGGGACAGCCGTCAGGGTGCCTTCTCATCCAAAGCGGATCCTTTCACTGACGTCAGCCATCGATACCATCATGCTGGATATCGTGGATCCGGACCGCATGGCGGCCGTAAACAGTCTCGACCGGTATGAAGGATTTTCCATGTCCTGGGAAAAGGCGCGGAAGGTGAAAACCGTCCTGCGTGATTATAATATCGAGACAATCGTGAAGCTCAAGCCGGATCTTGTGCTTGTGCCGGACTACTCGAGCGAGAATGTCGTCTCAAGCATCAGGGGCATGGGTATACCGGCGGTCGTGATAAACAGCTCCACTACTGTCGATTCGACCTTTACGATCATCAGGAAGCTGGGCGAAGTTGTCAATGAAGAGGCTGCGGCAGAGGCCCTGGCCGCAAA is a genomic window of Veillonellaceae bacterium containing:
- the fliB gene encoding flagellin lysine-N-methylase, yielding MLSIYPVFFPYFKCKADACSHTCCQIWEIDIDPDSEARYRSEKGPLGEELAQWMQKSEDGSTCFRLNDEGYCHFLTKDGLCRLVLEKGDDYLCDICKMHPRFFKYIDDWELCGTGLSCERTVEQLMEEKGSLTFRADKADGFYSLEDLVNALGWDMQTSAYVFRPSLEEKRVKTVLSRLEKTEPIDEAWTDRLSLMTRRTESLIRLARAYLSKYDPYFFNRLYQYIWYRALDESDAYGMAAVSDFARNAAEYIFLEAALTDDPIRSAARWSEQVEYDTKNPAILLNLIANAEEEGKDV
- a CDS encoding ABC transporter substrate-binding protein, giving the protein MKIWIKFLAGLMMAILAAAAGGCGPDVPLRQSGETRIVVDDEGTAVRVPSHPKRILSLTSAIDTIMLDIVDPDRMAAVNSLDRYEGFSMSWEKARKVKTVLRDYNIETIVKLKPDLVLVPDYSSENVVSSIRGMGIPAVVINSSTTVDSTFTIIRKLGEVVNEEAAAEALAAKVEADLDKVDEMRARIPKGQERSTVFLSTMNGYAGTGSLYDNMCPRMGIINAPSAMGLPPRTAFTDERIVAMDPDYLFLPVYTKRDLAVVERYYHDPAFSGMKSVRSHTILPLKAAYLYTSNQYIGKSMMAIMRAVYPDIFTEEQSESQGGVL
- a CDS encoding nitrogenase component 1, translated to MAVNKRRLNTNTVSSSCGMPGVWRAVSHNEGCVVVYHSPDSCAHITDEMERNFHLRTMARGEYKKPVYTAPLITSGIGRNESIFGGAAKLSSCIDYVVDTYKPGYLVVTDSCVAGVIGDDTASICEDMEKKHHIPVIYVPVHGFLEGEYYGGYVDACRLLIDRFARPAEKIPTTVTVIGEKDGPDSTAMRDFRELLSYFGITGYCRFPGYCTKEEIESLGKSAFSVIVGGTPKAYRLLRSVADYMTEKLDVPHFAADYPAGLLATEEWVRRLGTFMGREDVVPSVIQKIETSLEEGYAPYKERLAGQPVTIYLGQRGADSLLKWLLEFLDLGRIPVHRFILADALTGEDRRVNREYIEARWKNPVIEDETAETKLSPKELVMMTQELSQDNLRQLMLPMLPPIGVRGFLHIYKKLYLLARRSEGRGVVLYGW
- a CDS encoding nitrogenase iron protein NifH, which codes for MKKIAVYGKGGIGKSVTTSNVSAALADKGYKVCQIGCDPKNDSTRLLLGRICKETVLDKVRVLGDNVQISDIVHQGYGGVTCIEAGGPEPGVGCAGRGIIVALGKLEELDAIGDEDVIIYDVLGDVVCGGFAVPIRENYAQEIYIVTSGEMMALYAANNICKGISRFARRGSVRLGGLILNCRMVAREVELVQEFAKRINARIAAVIPRDGIVQQAEVRRKTVIEYAPESDQAQAYRKLADYMMASTETTIPTPISFDELEELVAEYGSE
- a CDS encoding AMP-binding protein; this translates as MFVHEMINGADPAHIALDGDVEITYGQLAETIRRFRNLLYREGVRKGDRIGLYCANRPGFIYTYLAVISLGAIIIPINNSLVDREVDFILKDAGAKLVVSDVPLTVSSRVIDLHDYDYEAKDGPLEEAPPFPSDLTEDDVCALVYTSGTTGSPKGAMLTHKNLISNVEQFTKQVIFTPEDKVLCILPMFHCYGLTTVVNSSLYHHSTIVILRSKSPSEIINTIVEHSVTIAIMVPPMYNLLARKGEPSVMETVHDFISGGASIPQPVAKAFYDRFGHPVREGYGLTEASPVVSVLPENKPKYLTSGPAVPGVEAMILTENGGPYVPGTVGELLVRGDNVMKGYWNKPEETKKVFTEDGWLRTGDLAYMDEDSYIYIVDRLKDLIIVNGENVYPGEVEDCIYEVEGVGECAVVGHPDPLRGQAVWAYVVMKDGYEYDENKIRKYMAGNIATYKIPRRFIPMDALPKNATGKILKRALRNG
- a CDS encoding nitrogenase component 1, which encodes MDGKQTSWHDHEMGMESCALAGAGSFVLGMTDTAVVVNGPLWCYYYAMGAIEYPMGNVGQRFACTCPSNGAVVFGTEKELRQTLNRVLHSPELPALILVENSCAISLIGDDIKGISREILDDYFDENPDAEGLVRVVTMDSGGIQGNYWAGYRLGMGKVLEALPPQEIDRDPLTVNLIGCAFWYYNERADIAEMKRILNLLGIRVNCVIGMDHPFRDLSGIGKAALNVVVHPELGLKGAEWLEKRYGIPYIAPRLPYGIAGTDAWVRTIAGCLLEQAGNDEDAREKLREGLERWQAAIERERLAVFDATKDLQRLWGDPWFSEVWMAGPGSVVTGMKAVLKVEWLDTDTLHFVYYDDFDYDDASLVSVHKEPLKPLTIPSPDRLVFGSGVERRLVQQGGEQLTVSIPIARPVSDSLNLDITPFMGLKGNRAMLERIWNIYIFQKQADAL